A part of Streptomyces sp. DSM 40750 genomic DNA contains:
- a CDS encoding tetratricopeptide repeat protein, with protein sequence MSRFTDITDFDELRRAMAENYEQPEGPARNARAELLLVEAEKLNVPLAVIEALGHQLKVYNYSSEKDKMFVPFARLLRMWDERPEDFDEYEIHSLHWVFKWMSAGMLNQPHIPLASIEKWLGEMEHRYRLAGHSERAVRSAEFSVAAHIGDLARAERAYGAWLAADRDAMADCHACELHGQGWWQARQCEDAEALELWAPVLEGEYTCAHEPHTVLASSLVPLLRLGRPEEARAHHLRGFRLVRAMESMRGAYADHVEFCALTGNEARGLELLAERPAYFTDSGDPRSKLDFMSVVALLMGRLTARGFGDQTVPGPLGRTWTARELASHAREEALSLAALFDERNGTAYVSTHVRERMDRSPLLERLPLGVRSTRTVVPVPAPRPPAAVERREAAAAQDDLPALLAEARRLSASLHPGSVGAWAAVARAAEAEGAELDTWDRAEIVDHEAIGLGPEGRALFERAAELYEEAGDPGEALAARARGANVHALAGYPEAALELISEPYEKILALWADGGTGVRQTASVLVGRARIHVQRMHENHENEDTDAVAPAESAVRELADFCARAEPGRPEDVRLASRAAEARAMLGELAAHGGDAEAAAALFAEAAERYVAAGLPWFAVQYEARLAGVAQHLGDLETAERAARAALEHGGSDLEPVGHAQLHLQLAELLGAGERVEQAAEHALEAAHWADEAGEGPTLGSWARHLLGGFLLRLGRWAEAAEVLESALPDLTAETHGDGAVAQTLWWLGDCHTELGEHREAAERWLRAADVARHWPEQRDHAMLAHLAAEALARAGLAADSDRAYARAVDLWGELGNVHGYVRALRARAWYAAREGREGAKPSAPDEARELMGDAVVGCEAALSDVTGEENRRRIVAELGETYRQFGDLLARSVAEDADLASFRPVFEEALGLVERAVSVYDSLGAEFLDARTAAELAAGWLEADLRRGAAAAGRARGVLSAFTGRDDETAGARRTEAERLLEVAEARSES encoded by the coding sequence ATGAGTCGGTTCACCGACATCACGGATTTCGACGAGCTGCGCCGGGCCATGGCGGAGAACTACGAGCAGCCGGAGGGCCCCGCACGCAACGCACGCGCGGAACTGCTGCTCGTGGAGGCCGAGAAGCTGAACGTCCCGCTCGCCGTGATCGAGGCACTCGGGCACCAGCTGAAGGTCTACAACTACAGCTCCGAGAAGGACAAGATGTTCGTCCCCTTCGCGCGTCTGCTGCGCATGTGGGACGAGCGCCCCGAGGACTTCGACGAGTACGAGATCCACTCCCTGCACTGGGTGTTCAAGTGGATGTCGGCCGGCATGCTGAACCAGCCGCACATCCCGCTCGCCTCCATAGAGAAGTGGCTCGGCGAGATGGAGCACCGCTACCGGCTCGCCGGGCACTCGGAACGGGCCGTGCGCAGCGCCGAGTTCAGCGTGGCCGCGCACATCGGCGACCTGGCGAGGGCCGAGCGGGCGTACGGGGCGTGGCTGGCCGCCGACCGGGACGCCATGGCCGACTGCCACGCGTGCGAGCTGCACGGCCAGGGCTGGTGGCAGGCCCGGCAGTGCGAGGACGCCGAGGCGCTGGAGCTGTGGGCGCCGGTCCTGGAGGGCGAGTACACGTGCGCCCACGAGCCGCACACCGTCCTGGCGTCCTCCCTGGTGCCGCTGCTGCGCCTGGGGCGCCCGGAGGAGGCCCGGGCCCACCATCTGCGCGGTTTCCGGCTGGTGCGGGCCATGGAGAGCATGCGGGGCGCGTACGCGGACCACGTGGAGTTCTGTGCCCTGACGGGCAACGAGGCGCGCGGCCTGGAGCTGCTGGCCGAGCGTCCGGCGTACTTCACGGACTCCGGTGACCCGCGCAGCAAGCTGGACTTCATGAGCGTGGTGGCCCTGCTCATGGGCCGTCTCACGGCGCGTGGGTTCGGCGATCAGACTGTCCCCGGCCCCCTCGGCCGTACCTGGACCGCCCGCGAACTGGCCTCCCACGCGCGCGAGGAGGCCCTTTCCCTCGCCGCGCTCTTCGACGAGCGCAACGGCACGGCGTACGTCAGCACCCATGTCCGGGAGCGGATGGACCGGTCGCCGCTGCTGGAGCGGCTGCCGCTGGGGGTGCGCTCGACCCGGACCGTCGTTCCGGTGCCGGCGCCCCGGCCGCCCGCCGCCGTGGAGCGGAGGGAAGCCGCTGCGGCCCAGGACGACCTGCCCGCGCTCCTCGCCGAGGCGCGGCGGCTCTCCGCGTCCCTGCATCCGGGCTCCGTCGGGGCCTGGGCCGCCGTGGCGCGTGCCGCCGAGGCCGAGGGCGCGGAGCTGGACACCTGGGACCGCGCGGAGATCGTCGACCACGAGGCGATCGGCCTCGGCCCCGAGGGCCGCGCCCTCTTCGAACGGGCGGCCGAGCTGTACGAGGAGGCCGGCGACCCGGGCGAGGCGCTGGCGGCACGCGCGCGCGGGGCGAACGTCCACGCCCTGGCGGGGTACCCGGAGGCGGCCCTGGAGCTGATCTCCGAGCCGTACGAGAAGATCCTCGCCCTCTGGGCGGACGGCGGGACCGGTGTACGGCAGACGGCGTCCGTGCTGGTGGGGCGGGCGCGGATCCACGTGCAGCGGATGCACGAGAACCACGAGAACGAGGACACCGACGCGGTGGCCCCCGCCGAGTCCGCAGTCCGGGAACTGGCTGATTTCTGTGCGCGCGCTGAGCCGGGCCGCCCGGAGGACGTACGGCTGGCCTCGCGGGCCGCGGAGGCGCGGGCGATGCTCGGAGAGCTGGCCGCGCACGGCGGGGACGCGGAGGCCGCCGCCGCGCTGTTCGCGGAGGCCGCGGAGCGGTATGTGGCGGCCGGGCTGCCGTGGTTCGCGGTGCAGTACGAGGCGCGGCTCGCCGGGGTCGCGCAGCATCTCGGAGACCTGGAAACCGCCGAGCGGGCGGCTCGCGCGGCGCTGGAGCACGGCGGGTCGGACCTGGAGCCGGTGGGCCACGCCCAGTTGCACCTCCAGCTCGCCGAACTCCTCGGCGCCGGCGAGCGGGTCGAGCAGGCCGCGGAGCACGCCCTGGAGGCTGCGCACTGGGCCGACGAGGCGGGCGAGGGCCCGACCCTCGGCTCCTGGGCCCGGCATCTGCTCGGCGGGTTCCTGCTGCGGCTGGGGCGCTGGGCGGAGGCGGCCGAGGTGCTGGAGTCGGCGCTGCCGGATCTCACCGCCGAGACGCACGGCGACGGAGCCGTGGCCCAGACCCTCTGGTGGCTCGGCGACTGCCACACCGAGCTGGGTGAGCACCGTGAGGCCGCCGAACGGTGGCTGCGGGCCGCCGACGTCGCCCGGCACTGGCCCGAGCAGCGCGACCACGCCATGCTCGCCCATCTCGCCGCCGAGGCGCTCGCCCGCGCGGGGCTGGCCGCCGACTCCGACCGGGCGTACGCGCGCGCCGTCGACCTCTGGGGCGAGCTGGGCAACGTCCACGGGTATGTCCGGGCGCTGCGGGCGCGGGCCTGGTACGCGGCGCGGGAGGGCCGCGAGGGTGCGAAGCCGTCGGCTCCGGACGAGGCACGGGAGTTGATGGGCGACGCCGTGGTGGGCTGCGAGGCGGCCCTGTCCGACGTGACCGGTGAGGAGAACCGCCGCCGGATCGTCGCGGAACTCGGCGAGACCTACCGGCAGTTCGGCGACCTGCTCGCCCGCTCCGTGGCCGAGGACGCGGACCTCGCCTCCTTCCGGCCGGTCTTCGAGGAGGCGCTCGGGCTCGTCGAGCGGGCGGTCTCGGTGTACGACTCCCTCGGGGCGGAGTTCCTCGACGCGCGTACCGCCGCTGAACTCGCCGCGGGGTGGCTGGAGGCCGATCTCCGGCGGGGTGCTGCCGCCGCGGGTCGGGCGCGGGGTGTGTTGTCCGCGTTCACCGGCCGCGACGACGAGACGGCCGGGGCACGCCGGACGGAGGCGGAGCGGTTGTTGGAGGTGGCGGAGGCCCGGAGCGAGAGCTGA
- a CDS encoding HSP90 family protein yields the protein MDSMTSQSSQAPQTPQSPQSPHTFQVDLRGLVDLLSHHLYSSPKVYLRELLQNAVDAITARRAEQPDAPARVRLFAEGGALRVEDSGIGLTEADVHNLLATIGRSSKRDDGGIQEVRSDFLGQFGIGLLACFVVAERIRVVSRSARTPGAPPVEWTAADDGSYTVRTLPDEARPEPGTTVHLVARPGAAEWLSPARVLTLARDFGSLLPYDVRVGDEAVTDLPAPWDRAYPSPATRRVALARHCHDLFGFTPLDSIELDVPLAGIRGVAYVLPSAVSPAQRASHRVHLKGMLLTERAEQLLPDWAFFVRCVLDTDSLRPTASRESLYEDETLAAVREALGERIRGWLTGLAAGDPERLAAFLSVHYLGVKSLARHDREMLRTMLPWLPFETTDGRLSLEEFAQRHPVVHFTRTVEEYRQVAPIASAQGVGVVNGGYTYDSELVEALPSVRPGTVVAELDADTVTAHLDALDPDEELALAGFLSAARAKLDPLGCDVVLRAFHPLSVPALHLDDRSSRHEQARAEAEEQADDLWAGILGSLRGSAPRARLVLNHLNPLIRRISSLTDRELIGTATESLYGQALLMAQRPLRPADSALLNRAFIGLLEWATHTEPGSGPGSGSGSGFGEGGRG from the coding sequence ATGGATTCAATGACCTCACAGTCATCCCAGGCACCCCAGACACCTCAGTCACCCCAGTCGCCTCATACGTTCCAGGTCGATCTGCGTGGCCTGGTGGATCTGCTCTCGCACCACCTCTACTCCAGTCCGAAGGTCTATCTGCGCGAGCTGCTGCAGAACGCGGTGGACGCGATCACCGCGCGGCGTGCCGAGCAGCCCGACGCGCCCGCCCGGGTGCGGCTGTTCGCCGAGGGCGGCGCGCTGCGGGTGGAGGACTCCGGCATCGGGCTCACCGAGGCCGATGTGCACAACCTGCTCGCGACGATCGGGCGGAGTTCCAAGCGCGACGACGGTGGCATTCAGGAGGTCCGCTCGGACTTCCTGGGGCAGTTCGGCATCGGGCTGCTGGCGTGTTTCGTGGTCGCCGAGCGTATCCGCGTGGTCAGCCGCAGCGCCCGGACGCCGGGCGCGCCGCCCGTGGAGTGGACGGCGGCGGACGACGGCTCGTACACCGTGCGGACGCTGCCCGACGAGGCCCGTCCCGAGCCCGGCACGACCGTGCACCTCGTGGCGCGGCCCGGGGCGGCGGAATGGCTCTCCCCCGCGCGCGTGCTGACGCTGGCGCGGGACTTCGGGTCGCTGCTGCCGTACGACGTCCGGGTGGGCGACGAGGCGGTCACCGATCTGCCGGCGCCCTGGGACCGCGCGTACCCCTCCCCCGCCACCCGGAGGGTGGCCCTGGCCCGGCACTGTCACGACCTGTTCGGGTTCACGCCGCTGGACTCGATCGAGCTGGACGTGCCGCTGGCGGGGATCCGGGGCGTGGCGTACGTCCTGCCGTCCGCCGTCAGCCCGGCCCAGCGGGCGAGCCACCGGGTGCACCTGAAGGGCATGCTGCTCACCGAGCGGGCCGAACAGCTGCTGCCGGACTGGGCGTTCTTCGTGCGGTGTGTGCTCGACACGGACAGTCTGCGGCCCACGGCGTCGCGCGAGTCGCTGTACGAGGACGAGACCCTGGCGGCCGTACGGGAGGCGCTGGGCGAAAGGATTCGCGGCTGGCTCACCGGGCTCGCCGCCGGTGATCCGGAGCGGCTGGCGGCCTTCCTGTCGGTGCACTACCTGGGCGTGAAGTCGCTGGCGCGGCACGACAGGGAGATGCTGCGCACGATGCTGCCGTGGCTCCCCTTCGAGACGACCGACGGGCGGCTGTCCCTGGAGGAGTTCGCGCAGCGGCACCCGGTGGTGCACTTCACGCGGACCGTCGAGGAGTACCGCCAGGTCGCGCCGATCGCGTCCGCGCAGGGCGTCGGGGTCGTCAACGGCGGCTACACGTACGACAGCGAGCTGGTCGAGGCGCTGCCGTCGGTGCGCCCGGGGACGGTGGTCGCCGAGCTGGACGCCGACACGGTGACCGCGCACCTGGACGCGCTGGACCCGGACGAGGAGCTGGCGCTGGCGGGCTTCCTGTCGGCCGCGCGGGCGAAACTCGACCCCCTGGGGTGCGATGTCGTGCTGCGGGCCTTCCATCCGCTGTCCGTGCCGGCGCTGCACCTGGACGACCGGTCCTCCCGGCACGAGCAGGCGCGCGCGGAGGCGGAGGAGCAGGCCGACGACCTGTGGGCGGGCATCCTGGGCTCGCTGCGGGGCAGTGCCCCGCGCGCGCGGCTGGTGCTCAACCATCTCAACCCGCTGATCCGGCGGATCAGTTCCCTGACCGACCGGGAGCTGATCGGCACGGCCACGGAGTCCCTGTACGGGCAGGCCCTGCTGATGGCCCAGCGGCCGCTCAGGCCCGCCGACTCGGCGCTCCTGAACCGCGCGTTCATCGGCCTGCTGGAGTGGGCCACGCACACCGAGCCCGGGTCCGGGCCGGGCTCGGGTTCCGGTTCCGGCTTCGGAGAGGGCGGCCGCGGATGA